The Niastella koreensis GR20-10 genome includes a window with the following:
- a CDS encoding SusC/RagA family TonB-linked outer membrane protein — protein MQRKRLLLHLWCGFVLLLVCQISYAQPRSVTGTVTDEKGAPLSGATIMAKGGKNNTTSNASGKFDLPVPEGVKVLVISYIGYETKEVPLPKGSNQLDIVLKTSESSLESIVVVGYGTQKRADVTGAVGSVKGEAIRNMPVTNVTDALQGRVAGVEVIKASGQPDAGSTIIIRGLSSLHQPTPLYIVDGVRTNGDNLNVQDIATIDILKDASAAAIYGSAAAGGVIVITTKKGASAKPAININARGGVTKPKLITLLNKDQYINLQNIIHPTFFANANHTDTLANTDWTDALYRDASEMNYNLSIAGSSPVVNYLLSGFYNKQKGIYIKNYSNIGGARINTEYKLAPFLKIGEQLSLSQRKTAPPVGSEAQLHNAPFRTLPIIPIKNANGSYGIVPPGYGGLQFGGPNPVGAAEAADAVNFKNNLQGNVYAEVKLPLHLSFRTNISYAYYDESQDYYQGTYDFGQVVNNVNSLTRTAIKGSQLLTNYVLTYDQTFGGHAINAIAGFEQITNKYRNINAFQSYVGRPGYSFVQTSQSSSTVSGKDDNQGLIKSFFGRINYNYKGRYYLTGSVRQDANFTVFGPNKQRGVFSAFSAGWNISEENFFTPIRSALSRLKLRGSYGTLGNSNIPPYTYVSTYSTFAGPNGLGSLSGANFAPGGPLDIGVTVNAIPNPNLHWETIYETNLGLDGEALNGKAYFTVEYYNRDTKDMLYALPVALSSGYTAPYFTNIGKVNSRGVDILLGYRGKVSDFGFDVSMNGGFNKNKVINLSGIANDKLFDGYNYYSTGDAGFSVMSNQSITITKAGLPFGSFYGYKVLGMFKSDAEAAAATAQPGAKAGDLIFAHDDKNGKTITPDDRQVIGNPNPKFVYGANIRLNYKGFDASLLFNGVAGVDIFNGVKAYEMYPFADGNTTSKVFGASFLGNNQLTSQPRLGIKNNDGTFTLDPNKNYTSVNSYFVEKGDYLKLKNLQVGYTFSQALLQKAGIKTVRVFVMANNLFVITKYKGLDPELGSAYSAAAMSGFVGNAIGVTTRGLDAVSQYPQVKLYSAGIDINF, from the coding sequence ATGCAAAGAAAGCGATTGCTTCTCCACCTGTGGTGCGGCTTTGTATTGCTACTGGTTTGTCAAATCAGTTATGCCCAGCCCAGGTCTGTTACCGGCACCGTAACAGATGAAAAAGGCGCTCCTTTATCGGGCGCGACAATTATGGCCAAAGGCGGCAAAAACAACACCACCTCCAATGCATCAGGAAAATTTGACCTGCCAGTGCCTGAAGGGGTAAAGGTGCTGGTGATCTCTTACATTGGCTACGAAACAAAGGAAGTGCCCCTTCCCAAAGGCAGCAACCAGCTCGACATTGTGCTGAAAACTTCCGAATCAAGTCTTGAATCAATTGTAGTGGTTGGTTATGGCACCCAGAAACGGGCGGATGTAACCGGCGCCGTGGGGTCCGTAAAAGGAGAGGCCATCAGGAACATGCCGGTTACCAATGTTACCGATGCCTTGCAGGGCAGGGTAGCAGGGGTAGAAGTAATCAAAGCGTCTGGCCAGCCCGATGCCGGTTCCACCATCATCATCCGCGGTCTTTCTTCCCTGCATCAGCCAACACCTTTGTATATTGTGGATGGCGTTCGTACCAATGGCGATAACCTCAATGTGCAGGATATTGCCACCATCGACATTTTAAAAGACGCCAGCGCCGCCGCTATTTATGGTTCTGCTGCTGCCGGCGGGGTGATCGTTATTACTACGAAAAAAGGCGCTTCCGCCAAACCTGCTATAAATATCAATGCCCGGGGTGGCGTTACCAAACCCAAGCTCATTACGCTGCTCAATAAAGACCAGTACATCAACCTGCAGAACATTATTCATCCCACCTTTTTCGCCAACGCCAATCATACCGATACGCTGGCCAATACCGACTGGACAGACGCGTTGTACCGCGATGCTTCGGAAATGAATTATAATCTTTCTATTGCGGGTTCCTCCCCTGTTGTGAATTACCTGCTTTCTGGGTTTTACAATAAACAGAAAGGTATTTATATAAAGAACTATTCAAATATTGGCGGCGCCAGGATCAATACAGAATATAAACTCGCCCCATTTTTAAAGATCGGGGAACAACTGTCATTATCGCAACGCAAAACGGCGCCACCGGTGGGGAGCGAGGCGCAATTGCATAATGCTCCTTTCAGAACTTTGCCCATCATTCCCATTAAGAATGCCAATGGCAGTTACGGCATAGTGCCACCCGGTTATGGTGGTTTGCAGTTCGGTGGCCCTAACCCGGTAGGCGCTGCGGAAGCGGCCGATGCCGTCAATTTTAAAAATAACCTGCAGGGAAATGTGTATGCAGAAGTAAAATTGCCATTACATCTTTCTTTCAGAACCAATATCAGTTATGCGTATTATGATGAGTCGCAGGACTATTACCAGGGCACCTATGATTTTGGCCAGGTGGTAAACAATGTGAATTCGCTTACGCGTACAGCTATAAAAGGCAGCCAGCTGTTGACCAACTATGTGTTGACGTACGATCAAACATTCGGCGGTCATGCTATCAATGCCATTGCGGGCTTTGAGCAGATCACCAATAAATATCGCAACATCAATGCCTTTCAGAGTTATGTAGGACGACCCGGTTATTCCTTTGTACAAACATCCCAATCCTCTTCTACGGTAAGTGGTAAAGATGATAACCAGGGTTTGATAAAATCATTTTTCGGCAGGATCAACTATAATTACAAAGGCCGTTATTACCTCACGGGTTCCGTTCGGCAGGATGCCAACTTCACGGTATTCGGGCCTAACAAACAACGCGGGGTATTCAGCGCATTTTCGGCCGGATGGAATATCAGCGAAGAAAATTTTTTTACGCCTATAAGATCGGCGCTGAGCCGCCTGAAACTCCGTGGCAGTTATGGTACGCTGGGTAACAGCAATATTCCGCCTTATACTTATGTGTCCACGTATAGTACTTTTGCCGGTCCTAATGGATTGGGTTCACTATCGGGCGCCAACTTTGCACCTGGTGGTCCATTGGATATTGGCGTAACCGTTAATGCCATTCCCAACCCCAACCTGCATTGGGAAACCATATATGAAACCAACCTGGGGTTAGATGGTGAAGCGCTGAATGGGAAAGCTTATTTCACAGTTGAATACTATAACCGCGATACAAAAGATATGTTGTATGCCCTGCCGGTTGCGTTGAGTTCCGGTTATACTGCGCCTTATTTTACCAATATTGGTAAAGTAAACAGCCGCGGTGTTGATATCCTGCTCGGCTACCGCGGTAAGGTTTCTGACTTTGGTTTTGATGTGAGTATGAACGGCGGGTTCAATAAAAACAAGGTGATAAACCTGAGTGGGATTGCCAATGATAAACTGTTCGATGGGTATAACTATTACTCCACGGGCGATGCCGGTTTCAGTGTGATGTCGAACCAGAGCATTACCATTACCAAAGCCGGTTTGCCCTTCGGTTCTTTTTATGGCTACAAGGTATTGGGCATGTTTAAAAGCGATGCCGAAGCGGCTGCTGCTACTGCGCAACCCGGTGCAAAGGCCGGCGACCTGATCTTTGCACACGATGATAAAAATGGTAAAACCATAACGCCCGATGATCGCCAGGTGATTGGTAATCCTAATCCGAAATTTGTATATGGGGCTAATATTCGCCTTAACTACAAGGGGTTTGACGCCTCCCTGTTGTTTAATGGTGTGGCGGGTGTTGATATTTTCAATGGCGTAAAAGCCTATGAAATGTATCCATTCGCTGATGGCAATACGACCAGCAAAGTGTTTGGCGCTTCTTTCCTTGGTAATAACCAGTTGACAAGCCAACCCCGTTTAGGTATCAAGAACAACGACGGTACATTCACGCTCGATCCTAATAAAAACTACACATCAGTAAACAGTTACTTCGTAGAAAAAGGCGATTACCTGAAATTGAAAAACCTGCAGGTAGGCTATACGTTCAGTCAGGCGCTGTTGCAAAAGGCCGGTATTAAAACCGTTCGCGTATTTGTAATGGCCAATAACCTGTTTGTGATTACAAAATATAAAGGGCTTGATCCTGAATTGGGAAGCGCTTATTCAGCTGCTGCTATGTCGGGTTTTGTAGGCAATGCCATCGGCGTTACCACCCGCGGCCTGGATGCCGTATCACAATATCCACAGGTAAAATTATACTCTGCTGGTATTGATATCAATTTTTAA